A genomic region of Zalophus californianus isolate mZalCal1 chromosome 1, mZalCal1.pri.v2, whole genome shotgun sequence contains the following coding sequences:
- the LOC113916088 gene encoding olfactory receptor 10T2-like codes for MGLNSPPRESHAVPAPEKQEENVTWLVTEFVLVGFSNLPDLRTTLFGLFFLTYLVTLSGNITIITIIQVDRTLHTPMYSFLAVLSLSETSYTLVTIPNMLAHLLMESQAISVPGCRAQMFFFLGLGCSHCFLLTLMGYDRYVAICHPLRYLVIMRPTVCFCLGALVFCSGFSVASIETSMIFSSPFCGSDRVEHFFCDIAPVLKLSCSESAGKALAIFFLSVLVVLVSFLLILLSYAFIVAAIVRLPSAAGRRQAFSTCAAHLTVVTVHFGCASVIYLRPESGGRPAQDRLLAVFYTVVTPLLNPVVYTLRNKEVRVALRRTLARSRGIFK; via the exons atgggcttgaactcgcCACCCCGAGAGTCGCATGCTGTACCa GCTCCTGAGAAGCAGGAGGAAAATGTCACCTGGCTGGTGACTGAGTTTGTGCTGGTGGGTTTCTCCAACCTCCCAGATCTGAGAACTACCCTCTTCGGGCTGTTCTTCCTCACATACCTGGTCACCCTCAGCGgcaacatcaccatcatcaccatcatccaggTGGATCGGACCCTTCACACTCCTATGTACAGCTTCCTGGCCGTGCTGTCCCTCTCCGAGACCTCCTACACGCTGGTCACCATCCCCAACATGCTGGCTCATCTGCTCATGGAGAGCCAGGCCATCTCCGTCCCCGGCTGTCGGGCTCAGATGTTCTTCTTCCTGGGCCTGGGATGCAGCCACTGCTTCCTCCTTACCCTGATGGGTTAtgaccgctatgtggccatctgccaCCCCCTGCGGTACTTGGTGATCATGAGACCCACAGTTTGCTTCTGCCTGGGAGCCCTGGTTTTCTGCTCCGGCTTCTCGGTGGCCTCGATTGAGACCAGCATGATCTTCTCCTCGCCTTTCTGCGGCAGCGACCGCGTGGAGCACTTTTTCTGTGACATCGCCCCGGTCCTGAAGCTCAGCTGCTCCGAGAGTGCCGGCAAAGCGCTGGCCATCTTCTTCCTGAGCGTCCTCGTGGTGCTGGTCTCCTTCCTCCTCATCCTGCTCTCCTACGCCTTCATCGTGGCCGCCATCGTGAGGCTCCCCTCCGCAGCCGGCCGGCGCCAGGCCTTCTCCACCTGCGCGGCCCACCTCACCGTGGTCACTGTGCATTTCGGCTGCGCCTCCGTCATCTACCTGCGGCCCGAGTCCGGGGGAAGGCCTGCGCAGGACCGCCTGCTGGCTGTGTTCTACACGGTGGTGACGCCGCTGCTGAACCCCGTGGTGTACACCCTGCGCAACAAGGAGGTGAGGGTGGCTCTGAGGAGGACCCTGGCGCGGAGCCGCGGGATTTTTAAATAG